The sequence ctgttcctGTAGCTGTTGTGCTTTCTTGCAGCTGTTTCTGCTGTTCCTGTAGTTGTTTCTGCTGGTTTTTCTACTGTTACTGCTTTTTTTGCTACTGTTCCTGCAGCTGTTTCTGCGGCTGTTCCTGTAGCTGTTCCCGTAGCTGTTACTGTTGTTTTTGCTGCTTTTTCTGCTGATTTTGCTGCTGCTGTCGGCTCTGGCACTATTGTGATGCGATGCCCCTTGGGAGAAGAGGGCGCGAGTAAGTGAAGCGTTATTTCCCTGGCGAGATTTTATGATGCACCGTAACAAGGTTGGGAGTTTAACGAGCGCCATCCACGTATTGGCGAGAGGTTcatacaccccctcccccacgTCTCTGCATAAGTGATTGGCCCCACGAAGGGAAACTTGGCGGGGAAATGCGCCAAGTCCGCTTATTCCTTCTTTTCAACCACACGAGAGAGATGGGTTTCGTCGagtttcatattttgcctttttttttttttttgtcggtatggttctttaaaacaaaatcaggacctttctattatatatatttttttatataaataaaggtttttttttgccacaataaaaaaaataaaaaaaaaacgaggttgtcttcgagtactttcggtcctattcggaccctttactgaggcatactggtgttctttgtaaaaccagtatgcctcagtaaagggtcccgaataggaccgaaagtactcggccaactcgtttttttcatttttttccttcgtggcaaaaaaacctttattctttatacatagcatcacgttttatatacttcgtgatcaagttattcatatatatatatatatatatatatatatatatatatatatatatatatatatatatatggatatatatatttggaacgtgatgaatatataaataaaggcaaaaaccacgaaggaaagtgaagcaatggAGTTCTACAccgcaaggcctttcgactctcttCCTTTCCGATGCAAACcgatattaaaaatgaaagtacGTTTACCAAGACAGCtcttataaatgacagataggggtcataaaggcaaaaatattgtaCCTGGAAATCCAACACACACCATAAGCAGCATTTGTTCTTAGAACATGCAAAGAGGAAGAGGGGATATAGCGCACATATATTCAGAGACTTTGATAGGGGCACCAAAGACAAAAATTAAATGGGCATCATGAAAGCAGAGGGTATACCAGAAGACTCACTCAACTAGTGATGCTACTTTATCACATACTAGCACTAGATGAAATTATCCATGACATATATAAAGGCTAACTGAAATTATCCATGACATATATAAAGGCTAATTGAAATTATCCACGATATATATAAAGGCTAACTGAAATTatccatgacatatatatatatatatatatatatatatatatatatatatatatatatatatatatatatataatataggctaACTGAAATTatccatgacatatatatatatatatatatatatatatatatatatatatatatatataaaggctaacTGAAATTATCCatgacatatataaaaaaaaaaaaaggctaactgAAATCATCCATGACATATTGTGACGAAAGTGCCAAGAGTcttgttactacacttaccattgaTTAATTGTTACcgcacaacagccagacacctgaaccttcatcacaggtactaaacgactgaatactctaaaggcaacagtgatcccttaaacaacttaccagtattgcagaaaatcagactaagttcatcaaaacaggtgtgaggtaatcttgtaagtaattaaattaaataaaggacatcactccatcaacaactttaaaagtctaactatttccctgatttcagaagtctaagtacttccctggttctaactcacttcaagtaaattgaaggaaaacagctcaattaccactctatgtttctacctaacataaatataatcatacaaatactggtgaaaagaaaacacttataaaaattttaaatacaaaaattcattattaaactcaaatttataagtgaaattcactatatcagggaaaattactgctACTTGAAAACAAAGAGATAAATTGTATTGTCAAATGCTGTCCCCTGGACACTGGGGTATGCATGTCTACGATACCAATTGCTTTGGAGACACAAGAGGGCTTAACataatgaaatttcaaaactGGAAGAAACTAGAATCATCGGTTCTCTATTACTTGTGACCTCCCTTACAAAGGTTTCTCCCCGAAATAAAGACACCACTCTGTGTCCCATTACCGTCAGCAATTGGGCAATTCTTTGTCGATTGTTGCGAGGAATAATTCAAACTCAACGTGGGCAAATGAATACATTGAATTTTATCTCCGAAAAACTACAGCGCcgtttaataaaaattaaattgagagagagagagagagagagagagagacggtcgtcgttagattaaaccagccttatgctggcaggGGCTCTTGCTATTCAGCACCCagtaaataatgagagagagagagagagagaggagagaatggttTAACTCTGGATTCTAAACCGGGCGAATTTCAGCGTTtcgggatgggggatgggggggggggggtgggggggggggggggagtaactaTAACACAAATTGGCAGGATATAACGGATATAAGTAACTATTTGACCTTTATGAGAGCAAATTTTTCTTCACGCTATGTCGATCGCACCCATTAAATAACTTCGCATCGTTTACAACGATATGTACAAAAACAATACTAGCGTTAAATCACACTCGAGTTCAGAATCGAAGAATAGATGATATTCAATACATACTATCGCAGAGAGAAGACGGACGAGAAAATGGTGCATTACCATTCTGACTGAAAATGCTTGTGACTGAAGCAATCAGGCAAAGTAACTATTGTAAGAAATCTAACAGAACTAAATAGGGGGTGAATGAGAGCATAGGATAAACAGAGAATGaattatagctggttcacttaaggtagagaTTCTTGAATGAGCCCTACGTTTACAAGACGTTCGTTTGGCGGGCGCTGATAGGCTGGTACCGTGAGGTATAGGCAACTCCCAACtaatcagcgcccgccaaacaaacgtcttgcaGGCATAGGTTCTTTCAAGAATCTAccgtaagtgaaccagctatagtaaagGAGAAGGAAGCAGGGGATCACACtgtacgtgaatatatatatagaagaaatatTACGAATGATAATTAACAGAAACATAAACTGCCTTgtaataaaatgttaataagagagagagagagagagagagagagagagagagagagagagagagagagagagagaaagaaaattcaaaatcGCCGAAacgtaaaacagagagagagagagagagagttcaaaatcaacgaaaaataaaacgagagagagagagacagagagagagagagaatccctaaTGATAGCGTAACTAAGGCAATTCCCTTAATAACATCGTCTCCTAAACTCCAAAGGATGCACTGGACCACGagcaccagtatatatatatatatatctgtaaccaGGTTTCCAATACAATTCTCGGTAAGTCCGACTACCTAACCTACTCATTAATTACATTTGCAATTAACTTATCAGGTATTCATTCATAAGCTTAGCGTCAGTAccagatatacaaaaataagtattattttttcgcCACGAATTTTCATATACGGAGGCTCACAAAATATGCATGCACATAAATacgcattatacatacatacatatctatcctTAAACccatggtagaaaggtaagtgaaacataGACATTGAACCAGTACTTTCGtactatattctacattttcaagtgtacgtgtgtgggtgtgtgtgtgtgtgtgttctgcatTCAAGTGATACTGTAAGGCTATTAAACACAAGAGTCTTCAAGTCAACTGATTATTCCAGGGATCTCACTTGATTCGCTTTTGATAATTATGCGGACGGTAATATAATTACAGGTGGGCGGCGGTGTATGTTACCTAGATCTGCATGTTtatgtattgtgtgtgcgtgtgtgtgttatctgCTCTTCGAATATTCAATGACAGGCTCTTTTGGTCTAGAAAGGAAGAAAATACCCGGCAATCTTGGAAGCTATGAACGCTATGTCTCAGACACAGATAGCATAGCTTCGCATCCGATATGAATGCCAGCAAAAGCCACGTAAGGCCGTGGCAAGCATGACTACCACAGCGTGGCGCGCATAGCATCGCATCCAACTTAGTGTTTTCAAAACGTTAATAGACATATTATCGATTACACATTTCTCCTGAAACATGAGGCATTGAAGAATGCTTGTCGAGATTTTCTGGTCGAGTAGATAACTGGGTAATAATATTTTTAGGGAACATGTGTTAATAAAATAAGTAGATGATCTGCGTTTTAGGAATTGAGACAACAATTGTTGTTATTGCTTTAAACAGATGACTGTCGTAGAAATGAGAGTGAAATTCTTACAATTTACAACAGAGTGGTCATTCTGTTAAATAATTAGGGACTGAAAATAAATGTAGTTATTCTGTTAAATAATTAGGGAATGAAAATACACGAAGCCCTAATGTTCTGAAGCAAACTATTAGCCTTGAATGTAGAATAGAAAAGTTAACACGCTCACAATGCCACTATTGTTTTTCAAAAGTTCCGTTCAAATGAATATGACTATGTGATGTTGGTTTGCTCCTTTGAAACCTGACAATTTTAATTTACTGGAAAATCATTTGGATTTTGACACTTGTTTTCAGAGTCGACAATGCGAATAGTTTTATGGCCAGTTCTGCAGGGTTagcaaaaaaaatgtatatattaatttttcgtcatttgtttacatttgtcCCCAATTGAACCACGAAATTCATTTGCGATAAAAACAGCCAATGATCATTCATCCCAAAGTTTTGATGAATTGTCACACTTTTTTTTCGGATGATTCCCCTGAAACGCTAtagttggagattttttttattaatgaatccCCTGAAACGCTATAGTAGGcgaattttatttaatgattaccCTGAAACGCTATAgttagagattttattttttattttttttattaatgtttccccAGAAACGCTAAagttggcgatttttttttttgtgatgattCCCCTGAAACGCTATAGtgcgattttttatttttatttttattaatgattccCCAGAAACGCTATAGTAGgcgatgttttttctttttaatgattccCCTGAAACGCTCTAGTTCCCGAACGAGACGATGTGAACAAAGCCGAAATCGGTATCCTACTTAATAACTACGACATGAGAGTTGACATAATCGTGGCAGTCTCAGTCCAGGAGAGAATACGAAGATTCGCCAAAGGGCAACGTCTCTCTCACTTATGCAGACAAAAAGACGTATACAGCCTGTTTTGGTCGATGAAAATAATTCCATCTCGGTTAAAGAACATCGTATTATTAATTGGTTGTTCTTAAGTTGCTTCACAAACGGAAATGTGTCTAAATATATACGTTGGTTATCTCTGATTATAATAGCAGTTTCCGGTTCGAAATAcgatttaaaaaatcatttggaGGCTGTATTTGTTTAGGAAATGAGATCTCAGGCTCGTCTTACACTTTTATGCCTTAcaaatattttcctctctctctctctctctctctctctctctctctctctctctctctctctctctctctgctctggttTTCAGAGTCCTCAATCTTCGTCATTTGATTATCCGTTCCTCAAATTCGATTTGGACATTCCCTCGACTTGGCCGCTCCAACATTCTTGCCAAAatagagaagggggtgggggcgggggggggggggggggggggggggagaaaagggTCCAATAATCTTGGATTTCTTACGTATTTGCAAACTATTTTTCCCCCAGGAAAAGGTCCCGAATCTCTGAGAAACATTGTTGCTTGTGGCTTCGTTCTTGTTCGCATCATGGCGGGCTTCATACTTTCTAtaaaagattcacatcaaccgtgcatttgatgtctaggccagtcccttacgacgctcctgattggctattgataagccagtcactcacagggctggaaactctcagtctctctcgagagttcacataaacaggatgcatgttccacctctcctgagggatacttttgaaagacgtatccctcaggaggtggaacataaatcctacccatatgaactctcgtgagggactgagagtttccagccctgtgattggcttatcaatagccaatcaggagcgtcgcaagggactggcctagacatcagattcacggttgatgtgaatctactatagtagtcttGCTTATTCGTTTTTGTTGCTCTTCAACATCGTGATAACGCATAACTGCTTGCACACAAGCACTTGCAGTAGGTTTATCATCGCTTAGCTTCGATAAGGAATAGGTGGAAAGCGCAACAGGCATGCAGACCAAGTAGCCTCATATAGACCAGGCCCTTAAACGAGTCAAGCAAATCGGCGGACGGGTCTGAACCACAAAGAAACGATGATCCTCACTGATTTCTTTTGCTTCACTAAAGACGAATTCAACATTTTCCAGAGTTAATTCATTTGGTTTTTGGAAAATTTCTGTATGCGTTCTTGCCGTCGAGTTTTAAAATTGATaggcatatttttcttattcttatccCAATTGGAATATATTTGCGTGTTTTTAATTTTGCTCTGAGGCCACAGATGAGAACAGTAAGATTCTAGCTTTCATTCTTTTATCTTCTCTGTTTCGCTCGTCCTGTCACTGTAGCTATCTCCCTCCTACattcgtgcctctctctctctctctctctctctctctctttatggacaCTTCAGTATGGCCTTGTGCCTTTTCAAGTATAAAGTGCGTATACATATTTTCCTTCGGTCCATCTGCAGATAATATTCGAAGGCTTTTATGCCCAAGTTTATGTTGAGGTTATGCAAATTCAGGTTCcgttcacttcttccaaaccagacacccaccacccccacccccaccccccaaccccctcttaCCTCCGGAAGAGAGATACCTTTACCTCTCCATACCCTCCTCCCCAGGTCAAGATGACTTCACACTATCTCTGCAAAGTATACCGGaaaatgcattagcaattctctggtagacattagaggtgcctcaaacTGAGAGACCTGAGGCAACCAGAACGAGCTGTAAGTGACTGTAAGAGATGTAAGAGACCCTTGATAATTACAGGGATTACAGTTATGAGctcaataataatcatgatagaGAAGCATGAATGACCTTCTAAACAACAAAGGATTCTCTCTAGCACAAACACTTTAGGCGTTAAGGTGTGAGATTCTGGAAGAGATCCCCAGTATCTGGTTTCAATCCATGAAGTCCAGCTACGACATCATTTCATATCTCAGCGTGAATAATTATGcgagaaaatattaatgaaagaaaCACAAAAGAGACACAAAAAGAGAGTAATGTCGATactaataaggtaaaaaaaaaggaccaagaaacacaaaataacgcatgaaaatatgaataattataaataaaatataaataaaagaaacacaaaagagacgtaaaaagaaaataatatcgatgtactaataacagaaaaaaagaacaagaaacacAATATAACACATGCAAACACATCAGTGAGAAAACAATGATATAAATGGAGCAGAAAACACAACAATTCCCCTCAGAAGGTTAAATAATAGCAATGtgcataaaaattaacaaaagacaaagaattcaagaaagataataaaagctAACGGAATTCATACACTAAGGAGTTACTCTGTAATAGAGTATTGATCAccgatttttaacaaaataaaatcatttcagaataaacaaaatcactaaaAGAGAAATATTACACACAACCTGGTATCATCGTCACTAATAACTGTGAATAGCTACGTTAGGCAATACCGTCTGGCTCTTTATTAAACTCCATGTGTGTAAGCAAAGCAATATCTTGGGAATAATGAGTACCCTGCGGTTTGAACAGACGACAAGCAAACGATCTGGTCATCTGTTACTATTCACTTTTTTccttaaaagttagtttaatattcttgataatggtGTTCTTTAATGTTAACAATTTCGTTGTTTCATTGCTTACTATTTTGCTTTTAGGTTGAATTTAAGGCTCACTGACGTACTTGGTGTTTTTAAAAGAATGACTTATATTATTCTGCTTCATATTACTCATGGATTCTCATTAAATTGGTTGTTAAGACCTGATGGCGGGATTTGTCATTTCGGAAcgtgaataatgaaaatagatttaTGACTGGAAATACTGACGTTGGTCTTAGCTAAATAATTTTGATCATACgctcacgtgtgtgtgtatgtgtgtttgtttgtttgtatggtgtttttacgttgcatggaaccccagtggttattcagcaacgggaccaaccaacggctttacgtgacttccgaaccacgtcgagagtgaacttctatcaccagaaatacacatctctcacatctcaatgTCTGTAGAAAGAGCGGAAGGTGACGCCTCTTTTGTtgaaatgacgtcataagttgACCTATTCCCGATCTCTTCCAGATCCTAACGCAGCTAAATGTCAGTGATAGTGAGAATCCAAATGTCAGTAATAGCGAGAATCCAAATGTCAGTGATGGTGAGAATCCAAATGTCAGTGATGGTGTGAATCCACTATACGCCATTATCATTCGAGGCCATaacagtaatgctcctaaatatcaaagggtggggggggggggggggattggggatTCTGAGTTATCTCgacaagggggtggggggcgggttaAGAAGGTATCTCTTCTGGGATGATGGGAgggtggggtttttttttttttttttttgggggggggggtgtgtgtcaGGGAGTGAAAGGGGACGTCAATTTGCATAACCTCAACATAAACTTTGACATAAAAGCGGCGGAATGTTTGCTGCAGATGGACTGTAGGGAAATTTGTATCTACActttataaatgagagagagagagagagagagagagagagagagagagagagagagagagagagagagagagagagagagagacacgcagtCACAGGACGACCGAGAGATGCAAGAAAAGTGAGAGACAGAATCATTTTGACGAAATCAGAACCCAGTTCTTGGGTTGAAGCAAAGAAGCAAAAAATGGAGAAAGTTCGTTCACTTCGATGTCTGCTTAAGTATACAATCCGGTGGTAACCCGCTCTCCTCaccttcaactaaaaaaaaaa is a genomic window of Macrobrachium nipponense isolate FS-2020 chromosome 31, ASM1510439v2, whole genome shotgun sequence containing:
- the LOC135206863 gene encoding signal transducer and activator of transcription A-like, whose product is MALVKLPTLLRCIIKSRQGNNASLTRALFSQGASHHNSARADSSSKISRKSSKNNSNSYGNSYRNSRRNSCRNSSKKSSNSRKTSRNNYRNSRNSCKKAQQLQEQQQEQQEQLQEQQQEQQKPQK